From the Coffea eugenioides isolate CCC68of chromosome 1, Ceug_1.0, whole genome shotgun sequence genome, the window cggcttctttttcaactgcatctgtacatctctcttcttgaaaatcttgcagctcctcatcactagtcaggcaaattgcactctcattttcttcaaaatcaacaatggttttcgagggcaattcttcaaattgagaagccaatcgatttattctggatgtcaatagacacatttgatcttccagattactcattgcctccttcatcatctcatttctcattcctgtctcctgttggaattgatatgtattagtagctaatgattcaactatttcttcaagagacatacctgacatagatgatgattctggagactcatactgctgaaaattcattggccctgttgtataatcataactggagttatcccaccatccttgatcatacccgtttggattagggtcataccacgtttgagaccagggtgaaaattttccataattattgagggggacactcagattatcttgatattcggggcacataccggttgaatgatccctggcataacaaattttacaggttgcagcagccattctttctctaatagagtttagtgcctctgaatatgcaaacttagcaaaaaaactagtctcatcgccttccccggaaacaaaatccagactatcaccaaaatatggagtgttagaagccataaactatataaaaaaaataaaaacataaaaataaaaacaagatgaactcaaaaagaaacaaattaatctggcaccagtccccggcaacggcgccaaaaattgacaggtgccgaacctgtacaataataaatacctactcgagaaaaatacagattttgtatatagcggtgagtagggtcgaatccacagggactggggataactcgtttcttctagagtccaaggtatggggggttttggattaaatgctaactaaattaattaactgcagaaaataattgattaagagaaataattaaggaaaaactctagccaagggtacacttcagaaatggttcaggcactgatcattgattcacagataattccacatttattaatagattagttatagttgtcatgcacgcgataaacaaccaacctttccttaatttctcgatagttaaggtacgaccgttaactatttctctaacccaaaaacaaccctaggtacgaccgtaggatttaatttctagattgcattaataattagaaaggcccaatcctaactaacaaacacgctacgagggtttgtttaaattagatcgtatgctcccctgacataaatccaattacgccagttgctactaagatagagataacgaacaattacgcattcaattacctctatttagcaaaatagcctatatgaataattaattattgcgcactaatcaatcatacacaagagctataacagttaaaagcaggaaacatatgaataccaataaatggaggaaacaattaaaataaattcgatctcacagtaattgttgaaccaagtcttcagttgtccccttgactagaattaagaggttagtcctccattaatggagaacaaccatgcgaaagagctaagaaaagaaaaactaaaactattgattccTCCCCAGTTCTCTGTACGTTTccccctttttaaagccaaaaggaagtctaatgctatctctagtggtccccacacctaattcaaagtcttgtacgtttcttttcctagagtccaaatgactcatgcttcttatccgtggtccccgcacatgtggacaaagcctccaaagtacttgttgttccaagtctctctacgttgctttctttgaagcccaaatgaccaaatgcctttcactagcttgtggtccctcaccaattcaagggcccaaggattgaagcccttagaagtctccatatttttcacgaaatccctcctttttggtagttttctgcttcattcctgaaattgattccaaataccaaatatgagtaaatatcagcaattaacacaatatttgtcagggatagaagggaaaattaataataaaaatactaacaaattataccctatcagaGAACCTTGGAAAAAGCATAATAGCTACAAACAGAAAATGTACCAAATTGAAGCCAATTTTATTGCTAATCTTTCCTTATTGCCACTTCAGTCGGGAGGCCAGGAGTTAGAGGTCCAATTTTCTATTGATTAGCCATACATAAAAAGGTAATCCTATGAACAAGTATCATTCACTAATCAATTTTATTATGGGCAAGAAGCAAAGAACAAGATGGCTATATGAAAGTGGTCATCATGCAAGCATAGAGGTagaacaaaagaagaaaggaaaaaaaaaagggcaaattgcATATAATCTTCTTGCGGTTGTATTTATTGCCACATGACCTCCATAACATTTTAAAATATCCCCTTCACTCTCCTTCACTCTCCTATGGTATTATGTAAAGTTCAAACTTGATGAAAAATAGCATATATAGCATTCTTAATTGAAATACTAATAGTGCCCTTACTTAAATGCTAAATCAATTGAAGGTTTAACTACCTTATATAAAAGTATAAGAGATTACGTGGATAACTACAAAAATCATATGAAGTAAAGCGGATATTTGTATAAACTATAAGGGGGTTACATAGAGATTAAAATTTTATCCCACGTGCTTTTAGAGCATGTTTGGTATAAACACCATAACTAATTGTATATTTCGaccatttttcactttacaaAAAATCATAAGGGGATTATGTGACTATTTTGAAACTGTAGGGAGATTATTTGACATTATATAAAACTATAGGGGGTTATAAGTAATTTACCCAAAAAAGGAATATTGCTTaccaattttcaattttgtaaGTTGCCACTTCTCCAGTTCCTATGTGGATCTATTTTCGTCATCTTTTCCACAGCTTATATGACTCTTCAACAATCCGTATCAACAATCTTGGTTTTCTATTTGAGAATATGAGACTTTAACATTGCTTATCCGAAGCAATATCTCATAAGAGCAGCTTTCCAAGTAATCCATCAAAGATCAAAGAATTATATTGTTGATGAAAAATCCCAATGGTGATTGTGGTGGTTTTGCCCATGTATCTCCACAATCTTTGGTCATCGGTAACCCACCTAAGGCCAAGTTCCCTCCACACAAATCATTTCCAAATGCATCGAGATGCCTTCTTCGAGGAAAGGGTCCAACTAGATGATCTTCTGAAAGGTTAAGAACTCAAGAAATAACAGATTCAGAAGCTCCAGAGGAATGGTTCTTTCAAGTTGATTCAGGTGAGGTCTAGAGACTCAAACGTATTCAGATTCCCTAAGTCATACCTGAGGAATACAACCATTGAGGTTGTTATGAGAGAGGTCAAGTACTCCATTTAAATGGTACTTTCATAATCCATTTATTCAAAAAGAAAATGgcctttatttgatttttttaacaACTGAGCCGTATTACAGGTTTAAATTTACAGGTCCCATGTcaattggattttttttcctccttttctagGTTTAAATAATTACGTGATTTGAAACAATTTTTACTAGTTAATTGAAAAACTTGCATCtattcaaaagaaagaaaaaacccaAGAAGGACAAAACTTTTAGGGTTAGTTCCGCTTTGTACTCTTCGACTATATTTGCATTCTCACTTTGGTCTCAAAACTTCAAAACTGCTGTACTTCAGTCCCTCCCTACAAGAGAAGTGACCATTTACTACGATATCTTCAATTACAAGCCTATATTTGTAGCCTATAATGATGAATAAGCTACACGATATCTTCAATTACAAGCCTATATTTGTAGCCTATAATGATGAATAAGCTACAGAGCAAGTTTCGTAGCCAATCGTATAGTTTTTTGCTACAAAGCCTTCAAATCGATGCAATTTTAGTCACAATTGAAAATGAAGCATCCTACTTTTCCATCTTAACAATCTCCAATTGAAGGGAATGTATATTTGCAATCTTTGTCCGAATTACATTAAAGTGATCACTCTTTTGAAGGGCAACGTTGTGTtaaccatttttcttttttcacctATTACAATCAGTTAGTCTAAGGGAAACAAGGATTAGTCTAGAAAGGGTAGCTTCCGGATCCAGTATTTTCCTCCCAATGCAATAACCCAAGGCATTCCATGGAAGACTCATGAGTCCAACCTCTACTCAACATTGTTGAAATTCCTGAAAAACTTAACTTAAGGCCCAAGTGACAAAAGTATGATTTCGTAAATGAGAATATGGAAGGCAGCATTTATGAAAGGCCCGAGTCTTAAGGCCCAACAGACGTTCGTAATATAGGCCTTGTTTGGAACCcaagttttttgtcaagtttttttgctacaagttttttaaaaactttaattacaataatttcaaaaaatttctcaaaatttttaaattatacacttcaaaatattaaaaaatctatacatttcaaaaaaattttaaaaaatttctacagtaagttatagtaaagttttagacaaacttccAAAAAAACTCACCTCGTAATATTGCTTTTCATTGAAAAACCATTTTCCTTAGGAAATGGTTCAACGTCCGTATAATATTGGTTAGGCAGAAAATGGAAATGTAATTTTGTATTTATTCAACATATTAGTTTCTACATATTATTCTAACATATGTTGATTTCGCAATCTATAGGAATTCACCCCATAGGATGATCTGTGATAGATTTCTGAGAATGCAACTAAAAGTGGTGTAATTGGCAAAGTAAATTACCCTAAAATATTTCCCTCAATTTAATTGTGGAAGATACTTGATGATTCAATGAATTTAAATTCCACAATGTTAACAATTTGTTAAATTCCATACGAAAAGTTTATCACCCAACGAAGTTCAGGAATCAGTTAATTTAATAGAATCACACTAGATTAAAAGCTATTATGATTgaggaaaaaataaagaaggagGATACTATTATAATTGGTGATTATTTGACAATATGGGTAGAAAAAGAATACACTGCTTCCCAGGTATGCAAATTGTTGCATTGCCCTTCTTAAGTTCGTATGTGGATCCATTTCATCCGTCGCCTTCGCGGTTTGAACGACTCTTCGACAATCAATACAAACCATCTTGGTTTTTCAGTCAAGAAAATGAGACCTCCCATAACTAATCCGAGCGCTAATCCACAACCATATCCCAGGAGAATAGCTTTCCAAGTGAACCCATCAAAGAATTCAGAATCATCATATTGTTGTTCAGCTTCCCATGGCGTGGCTGGTGGTGGTGCCTCTGTATCTCCACAATCTTTGGCCAGTGGAAATCCACACAAGTCCAAGTTCCCTTTGTAtgaatcatctccaaatgtatCAAAGTGCCTTCCTCGTGGAATGGGTCCGACTAGATGATTTTTAGAAAAGTTTAAGAACCCAAGAGAATCCAGATTCACTAGCTCCCTCGGAATGGTTCCTTCAAGTCGGTTCCAAGAGAGGTCCAGAGATTCAAGCATACTCAAATTCCCTAATGCCTTAGGAATTGGACCACTGAAGTTATTATGAGAGAGAGTGAGTAACTGAAGAGAATGAAGGGATCCAATAATCTCGGGAATTTGTCCTTCAAATCTGTTACTTCAGAAGTCAATGGCTGTTTGAGCTATTAGGACTCTTTCAAGACTATACTCTCCCCCTTTGATAAATAATTCCACAGAATGGATGTAATAATCATAAATGAAAGTTGACTTCATATACTGGAATTCCTTTTGGTCATCCTCTGAACTTTTCATAGCTGCGAAGTTGTTGAGGATTTCCGTAGGTAGAGCACCAGTGAGCTCGTTATGGGATGCATCAATAATTCTCAACAGAGGAAATGGACTTTTCGTCTGACAATTGCCAATTACTCCGTGAAATCGATTAGATCTCAATATTAGGACCCCCAAATTAGAAAGAGTTTCCAACCAAACTGGAAATTTATCATCTATCTTGTTGTTCCCTAAATCAAGGAGTTCCAGACGTTCACAATGAGCTAAAGATCGTGGCACTGGCCCTTGCAATTGATTGTCATTCAACACAAGGAACCGCAAAGAGTTTCCTTTTGAAAATGTTGTGGGAATGGTGCCAAAAAGCCTATTATTTCCCAAATCCATAATTTCTAGATACTGGCTGGAGTTTCCCAAGCATTGAGGAATTAGGCCAGACAAATTGTTATTTGACAAATCAAGAATCCTAAGAATACTTGCGTTACAGATAGAAGAAGGCATTGGGCCCTGAAGTGAGTTGGAACTCACATCTAGATACTCCAAAGATGGAGTAATAGGAAGTTGGTCTATGGTACCGGCCAAAAAGTTATGTGAAAGGTTCAAGGATAACAACTGATCCAAAGTCTTAGACATGAACCAGCTTGGGACTTCGCCATGAATCATGTTATTTGAGAGGTCCAGAAAACCTAAACTCTCTGAATTTCTAAGAAACTCTGGAAATTCTTTTATCTGGCAAGAAGACAATTTCAATTGCGTGAAATCTGGATAGGAAATGCTTACATTGTTTGTAGTGTTCCATGGTGCTTCACTGTTAAAAGCATTGTTTTGAAGCTTATTGGAGTCCACAAACAAGTCTTGCCCTACCCCCGTAAAAAGGTTAGATGAAAGGTCAAGGTAAGATAGGGTCGGAATGGTAAAAATTGATGGAGGAATTGAACCGCTTAGTTGATTACTGGAAAGATCTAAAATGCCAAGATGCGTAAGGTTGAGAAGTGAGTTAGGAATGTTTCCGGACAATAAATTGTGACCAAGTGACAAACTACTTATCTTTTGTGAAATGGAAAATTTATCTGGAATTTTACCTCGAAGATGGTTATTGTCCAGATACAATTCAGTAAGCTGTGTAAGGTTGCCAGTTGATTCAGGAAtgacaccaaaaatttgacaATAACTTAGATCCAAAGAATTTAAGGACCCTATGCACCCAATTAAATCTGGCAACGCAGCGGAGAAATTTGTACGCGATAGGTCCAACAGCCTCAGAGAATTTAATATGCTGCAGTTCAACTTCGGTAAACTAACTGTAAGATTCTCGTTGTCACCCAACAATAGAACTCGCATATTCTGCAGATGAAAAACATTACTCTGTAAGTTACCTCTTATTCCAGTATCTCTGAGGTCTAGATACGTCAAAGATGAAGAAAAATTAACCCTCAACTCGGATGAGATGCTCACGAACGAAAACGACAGCTCTCTTAAATGGGTTAAGTTTTGAAGCATCGCTTCAAAATTGTTAGGTTCATAGCTTAGAAACTCATTGACAGAGAGATCAAGTGAAACTAGATTGGATAGGTGTGATATTTCTGAAGCAACTTCACCTTCGAATTTTGAATATGAGAGATTGAGGTGGGTTAAATTTTTTAGCGAGGCAAACCGGTATGAAATCCGTGAACCGATGAAATTGTTAAAAGCAAGGTTGAGGCGGCGGAGATGAGAAAGATGAAAAAGGGTAGTGTTTGGATGGATGACTCCTTGAAGCTGGCCGCAACTCAGATCCAGCCCAATTACACGACCGGTGAGGTTGTGGCATATCACGCCGTCCCAATTGCAACAATCTGTATCTGCTTTCCAATGTGTTGTCTTTGGATATGAATGCTGACCCGATTCACCACAATATGGAGAAGCATAAGTTCATACGCTAAACATTTCTTTGAATTGAAGCAGTGCAACAGCATCATCATGACGGCACAAATGATCTCCCAAGAAAGTGAAACTGATCACTTCTTCAGGTTGCAATAGAAAGGAGAAAAGTAGAGCACTGAAAAATGTTATTTGTCTCTTCATTCTTGCTTGATAAATTTATGATCAGCATAACGGTTTCTATAAAGGTGTGGAGGAGGTCTTATTTAAAGAAAGTTGTAAGAGGTTTTTCTTATAGGTAGAGCCAGGTGATAGTTGAAGTACGTGAAAAAAGAATCCAAAGCTTGAAaagtaaaattttaacttttaattttaattctactgTCTATTATTACGTGTGCAACAACGTACGCAAATGATGAGCAACAAATTGCATCACTTTTTAAACCCAACTAGTTGATGAAATGCCGCAATTATCTAATCAAATTGGTACAAAGATCGTAACAAATACATTTTTTGGATGCCACCAATTTTTTTCTACAAGGTATATGATTTCCATGTTTTCAGTTTATTTCGAGAATAGATTTAGGTTCGTAAACAACTTGAGTTAAACAAAATGCATTGGGGTCAATTCACGCTTGTAAGCACAAATACAATGTTCCTGCTTCCTAATGCCACATATAAATCTCAAGAACAATATTGTCTAATTTTCTTCAATATTTTCTTCAACATTGTCATGCCATCATCAAGCCAGTCAAGAAcgtattcttattttattttggcAGTTAAAAATAAATTCTGCTCAAGCTGTTCATTTGGCGAAGGCTGGATTTATTGATCATGAAAATGCTGCGAAGTCCCTCATCAAACATTTACCTTGACCTTccttaaaaaagaagaaaaagaaagacatTTACCTACGCCTGTATCAAACCTCTAATCGCTTTTGTGTACATCTTATAGGAAAGGTATTTCTATTTTATGCCCCAAACGCACAGAATAATAATGTTAGAATCTTAAAGTGGGGTTTACTCCCTCTTTTTTAGAACAAAGTATCATAAAAGCCTTGCAAGAATATACACGCTTATGAATGTACGCTTGTAACTTGTTCGAATTAAGTCTTGTGTGAGATTTTTATGTTCTTTAGTCGTTCCACTGTCTTCAACTCTTAAAAGATGAGTTTCATGCTTTTTGCTTAACAACCATTATTTTGTCCGCATCCTAAAAACAAGGTATGTAGTACATACTTGGACTGGGCATGGCCCCGGTTCTGGTTTTTCAAAGAGGTAGAACTAGAACCGCACCATATAAGATGGTTCTGATTCTGGTTTCAGAACCGCCGGTTCTGGTTCGTCAAAGAGATACTGGTTTCGGTTCCGATTCTGGTTCCAGTTCTGGTTCCTTATAGTTCTGATTTCGATTCCTTGTGGTTCTGGTTCTGATTCCGTATAATTGTGtacaattttatttaattttttatcctTATCAATTTTACTACGAAtataacaatatatttaaaattttaaatagaaTGTAAAagataaatacaaaataaagatcatattttaattttattattattcaacAAAGTACAAAGTAATAAATAGATaatacaa encodes:
- the LOC113772390 gene encoding receptor-like protein 9DC3 encodes the protein MLESLDLSWNRLEGTIPRELVNLDSLGFLNFSKNHLVGPIPRGRHFDTFGDDSYKGNLDLCGFPLAKDCGDTEAPPPATPWEAEQQYDDSEFFDGFTWKAILLGYGCGLALGLVMGEDHLVGPFPRRRHLDAFGNDLCGGNLALGGLPMTKDCGDTWAKPPQSPLGFFINNIIL
- the LOC113772400 gene encoding receptor-like protein 7, with product MLQNLTHLRELSFSFVSISSELRVNFSSSLTYLDLRDTGIRGNLQSNVFHLQNMRVLLLGDNENLTVSLPKLNCSILNSLRLLDLSRTNFSAALPDLIGCIGSLNSLDLSYCQIFGVIPESTGNLTQLTELYLDNNHLRGKIPDKFSISQKISSLSLGHNLLSGNIPNSLLNLTHLGILDLSSNQLSGSIPPSIFTIPTLSYLDLSSNLFTGVGQDLFVDSNKLQNNAFNSEAPWNTTNNVSISYPDFTQLKLSSCQIKEFPEFLRNSESLGFLDLSNNMIHGEVPSWFMSKTLDQLLSLNLSHNFLAGTIDQLPITPSLEYLDVSSNSLQGPMPSSICNASILRILDLSNNNLSGLIPQCLGNSSQYLEIMDLGNNRLFGTIPTTFSKGNSLRFLVLNDNQLQGPVPRSLAHCERLELLDLGNNKIDDKFPVWLETLSNLGVLILRSNRFHGVIGNCQTKSPFPLLRIIDASHNELTGALPTEILNNFAAMKSSEDDQKEFQYMKSTFIYDYYIHSVELFIKGGEYSLERVLIAQTAIDF